Proteins co-encoded in one Corynebacterium tuberculostearicum genomic window:
- a CDS encoding gluconeogenesis factor YvcK family protein has protein sequence MTNPSHMVCLGGGHGLYQTLLSARLSQAADISAIVTVADDGGSSGRLRRELEIIPPGDLRMALAALANSDPVGDLWAKTLQHRFGGNGAMAGHAVGNLMIAGLTDVLGDYQAALDTIAELTNSQGRVFPVANQALDIEADVAGLDDDPRVMRQVRGQVAVASTPGQVRRVRILPERPSANPDALDAIQRADLITIGPGSWFSSVLPHTLVPQVVEAISASNALRVVVLNLSAEPGETPGFSAERHLHVLSQHAPDLRIDRILVDGAALPSDSERVYIQRAAQSLGARATFADVSHVDADGRSVNKHDPEKLSAALLELYSAFRN, from the coding sequence ATGACAAATCCTTCTCACATGGTCTGCCTTGGCGGGGGCCATGGACTTTATCAAACCCTTCTATCCGCACGCCTTAGCCAGGCGGCCGATATTTCCGCCATTGTTACTGTCGCTGACGATGGCGGGTCTTCTGGTCGCTTGCGTCGCGAGCTGGAGATTATTCCGCCCGGCGATCTGCGCATGGCACTAGCCGCACTGGCCAATAGCGACCCAGTAGGAGATCTGTGGGCAAAGACTTTGCAGCACCGATTCGGCGGCAACGGTGCCATGGCAGGCCATGCGGTAGGAAACCTTATGATCGCGGGGTTGACCGACGTTCTAGGGGACTACCAAGCCGCATTGGACACCATCGCCGAGCTCACTAATTCCCAGGGGCGGGTGTTTCCAGTTGCCAATCAGGCCTTAGATATCGAGGCGGATGTGGCCGGGCTTGACGATGACCCCCGAGTCATGCGCCAAGTCCGCGGCCAAGTCGCGGTTGCGTCTACCCCGGGCCAGGTGCGGCGCGTGCGTATCCTTCCCGAGCGGCCCAGCGCAAATCCGGACGCGCTCGACGCCATTCAACGCGCGGACCTCATCACCATTGGCCCGGGCTCTTGGTTTAGTTCAGTGCTACCGCACACTCTCGTACCCCAAGTAGTGGAGGCAATCTCTGCTTCTAACGCCCTGCGAGTCGTCGTGCTTAATCTTTCAGCTGAGCCGGGCGAAACCCCTGGTTTTTCTGCAGAACGCCATTTGCACGTTCTGTCACAGCACGCCCCAGATTTGCGTATCGACCGCATTCTGGTGGACGGGGCTGCTCTACCCTCAGATAGCGAGCGCGTCTACATCCAGCGTGCGGCGCAATCTCTAGGCGCCCGCGCAACGTTTGCCGATGTTAGCCACGTCGATGCCGACGGCCGGAGTGTCAATAAGCATGATCCAGAAAAGCTTTCAGCGGCGCTCTTGGAGTTGTATTCGGCCTTCCGCAACTAG
- the uvrC gene encoding excinuclease ABC subunit UvrC → MADPTTYRPAPGTIPTDPGVYKFRDENRRVIYVGKAKNLRARLSNYFQDITQLHPRTRQMVLTANSVEWTVVASEVEALQLEYTWIKRFDPHFNVMYRDDKTYPMLAVSVGETVPRAFFYRGPRRKGVRYFGPYSHAWAVRETLDLLTRVFPMRTCSKGVYNRHERLGRPCLLGYIGKCDAPCIGRVSKDEHRETVNDLVSFMNGNTSSVRRKLTQDMEQAAERLEFERAARLRDDLGAIDKIMEQQAVVFTDGTDADLIAFNSDELEAAVQIFHVRGGRIRGQRGWVVERAGDQASSEPLEDGQPDPALPALVQNFLIQFYSDAVEREQQEAREDAALAGDVKRRGVDQESHMKSRRVQVIPPQILVQAMPDEPEQVIALLEELRGTKVDLRVPQRGDKKQLMATVEKNAKEQLRQHKLKRVGDLTARSAALQDIQEALGMEQAPLRIECTDISHIQGTDVVASLVVFEDGLPKKSDYRRYRIKEAAGDGRSDDVGSIAEITRRRFKRHNQDKLAHPDEEIEESSFAEEKVAEESAEAGRRFAYPPQLFIVDGGAPQVAAAQEVFDELGIVDVALVGLAKRLEEIWVPGDDEPVILPRNSQALFLLQQIRDEAHRFAITYHRQQRSKRMRASVLDSVPGLGPQRRTDLVKHFGSVKKLKAASVEEICEVNGFGPKLAQTVYESLHDPVGK, encoded by the coding sequence TTGGCCGATCCCACTACCTACCGCCCGGCTCCAGGAACAATCCCAACGGATCCGGGTGTATATAAGTTCCGCGATGAAAACCGCCGCGTTATTTACGTAGGCAAGGCCAAAAACCTTCGCGCTCGGCTGTCTAACTATTTTCAGGACATCACCCAGCTGCACCCGCGCACGCGCCAGATGGTGCTTACCGCCAACTCCGTGGAATGGACGGTCGTGGCAAGCGAGGTGGAAGCCTTGCAATTGGAGTACACGTGGATCAAGCGCTTCGATCCGCATTTTAACGTCATGTACCGCGATGATAAAACCTATCCTATGCTCGCGGTCTCGGTTGGGGAGACGGTGCCGCGGGCCTTTTTCTACCGTGGTCCCCGCCGGAAAGGTGTGCGCTACTTCGGCCCTTATTCTCATGCTTGGGCGGTCCGCGAAACTTTGGATCTGCTCACCCGAGTCTTTCCCATGCGCACCTGCTCTAAGGGCGTTTATAACCGGCACGAGCGGCTCGGACGCCCGTGCCTGCTGGGATATATAGGCAAATGCGACGCCCCATGCATTGGCAGGGTAAGCAAGGACGAGCACCGCGAAACCGTCAATGACCTCGTTTCTTTTATGAACGGAAATACCAGTTCAGTGCGCCGCAAACTCACCCAGGACATGGAACAGGCTGCTGAAAGGCTAGAGTTCGAACGCGCAGCACGTCTGCGCGATGATTTAGGTGCTATCGACAAGATCATGGAACAGCAGGCCGTTGTCTTTACCGATGGCACCGATGCCGATCTCATTGCTTTTAACTCTGATGAACTTGAAGCAGCAGTACAGATTTTCCACGTTCGCGGTGGCCGGATCCGCGGCCAGCGCGGTTGGGTGGTCGAGCGCGCCGGCGACCAAGCCAGCTCAGAGCCGCTGGAAGACGGACAGCCCGACCCCGCGCTGCCCGCATTGGTACAGAATTTCCTCATCCAGTTCTATTCGGATGCTGTGGAGCGCGAGCAGCAAGAAGCACGCGAGGATGCGGCGTTAGCAGGAGACGTTAAACGGCGCGGGGTCGATCAAGAATCGCACATGAAGTCGCGGCGAGTACAGGTAATTCCGCCTCAGATTCTGGTCCAAGCCATGCCGGATGAACCAGAGCAGGTTATTGCCCTTTTGGAAGAGTTACGCGGGACCAAGGTGGATCTGCGCGTGCCCCAGCGTGGCGATAAGAAGCAGTTAATGGCCACGGTGGAAAAGAATGCCAAGGAGCAGTTGCGCCAGCACAAGCTAAAGCGGGTGGGAGATCTCACCGCTCGCTCTGCGGCGTTGCAAGATATTCAAGAAGCTCTTGGCATGGAGCAAGCTCCATTGCGCATTGAGTGTACCGATATTTCCCATATCCAAGGCACGGATGTGGTTGCCTCCTTGGTGGTTTTTGAAGACGGATTGCCTAAGAAATCAGACTATAGGCGTTACCGAATCAAAGAGGCGGCTGGCGATGGCCGCTCTGATGACGTTGGTTCTATTGCAGAGATAACCCGCCGCCGCTTCAAACGCCATAATCAAGATAAGCTGGCCCACCCAGATGAGGAGATAGAAGAGTCTTCCTTTGCGGAGGAGAAGGTGGCGGAAGAATCGGCCGAAGCTGGTCGCCGCTTTGCGTATCCGCCGCAGCTTTTCATCGTTGACGGTGGTGCGCCCCAGGTGGCTGCGGCCCAAGAGGTCTTTGACGAGCTGGGCATTGTGGATGTGGCTTTGGTCGGCTTGGCCAAGCGCCTTGAGGAAATCTGGGTGCCAGGCGATGATGAGCCAGTGATTTTGCCGCGAAATTCGCAAGCACTCTTCCTCTTGCAGCAAATCCGCGATGAAGCGCACCGCTTTGCCATTACTTATCACCGGCAGCAGCGCTCCAAGCGGATGCGTGCCTCTGTGCTTGATTCCGTGCCGGGATTGGGCCCGCAGCGCCGCACGGATTTGGTCAAGCACTTTGGTTCGGTGAAAAAGCTCAAGGCAGCCAGCGTTGAGGAGATCTGTGAGGTCAATGGATTTGGCCCGAAGCTGGCCCAGACCGTTTACGAGAGCTTGCACGATCCTGTGGGTAAGTAA
- a CDS encoding RsmB/NOP family class I SAM-dependent RNA methyltransferase, with amino-acid sequence MSGGFRSRSKSGEKTPEGKPQASRITGGAKNRGGRPQRPQRGARSGHPRGRQANTNGQRSGKRQEAGLIQAALAAGVDAPRAVAFDVVRKVSDDDAFANLILPKALRRQKLKGRDAAFATEITYGTLRTLGVVDAVIAECSSRALEAISPAVVDALRLGAYQVLYTRVEAHAAVDTTVRLVGAAGEVKAKGFANGIMRAITRTSAKTWLEKLAPQGEIAAIAFKHAHPTWIAESFSRVLGLGELEAALAADSDRPTVHLVARPGEISAEELALATGNEEGRYSPYAVYMESGDPGQLEPIRQGLAAVQDEGSQLIARAVCEAPVEGEDTGRWLDLCAGPGGKAALMGALARIDSAHVDAVEVSPHRARLIEKTVSDLPVDVHVADGRDPGVGEGFDRVLVDAPCSGLGALRRRPEARWRKSESDIAELNQLQFELLSSALNLVRPGGLVIYSTCSPDLRETRAIVDRALSELGSTELDAHAFIPDMGDVGREKSVQMWPHRHGTDAMFFAALRRGKDQSR; translated from the coding sequence GACCGCAACGCGGTGCCCGTAGCGGGCACCCACGGGGCCGACAGGCAAACACTAATGGTCAGCGTTCTGGGAAGCGCCAGGAAGCTGGCTTGATTCAAGCCGCGCTGGCTGCCGGAGTAGATGCGCCGCGCGCGGTGGCCTTTGACGTGGTGCGCAAGGTAAGCGATGACGATGCTTTTGCCAACCTGATTTTACCCAAGGCATTGCGAAGGCAGAAGCTTAAGGGACGCGACGCCGCATTTGCCACCGAAATTACCTATGGGACGCTACGCACGCTTGGTGTGGTGGATGCGGTCATCGCCGAGTGTTCTTCACGCGCCCTAGAGGCCATTTCCCCAGCCGTAGTTGATGCTCTGCGCTTGGGGGCGTACCAAGTTCTCTATACCCGAGTGGAGGCGCATGCGGCCGTTGATACCACCGTCCGCTTAGTGGGAGCGGCCGGTGAGGTTAAAGCCAAAGGCTTTGCAAATGGAATTATGCGCGCCATTACACGGACGTCGGCTAAGACCTGGCTGGAAAAACTTGCGCCGCAGGGCGAAATCGCGGCTATCGCTTTCAAGCATGCCCACCCCACGTGGATCGCGGAATCGTTTAGTCGCGTGTTGGGGCTAGGGGAGCTGGAGGCTGCTTTAGCCGCGGACTCGGACCGCCCCACAGTGCATTTAGTAGCGCGTCCCGGGGAAATCTCAGCCGAGGAGCTAGCGCTGGCGACCGGCAATGAGGAAGGGCGCTACTCTCCCTATGCCGTGTACATGGAGTCTGGCGACCCAGGCCAATTGGAACCTATTCGCCAAGGATTGGCTGCCGTGCAGGATGAAGGCTCGCAGCTTATCGCCCGCGCGGTTTGCGAGGCACCCGTTGAGGGTGAGGACACCGGCCGGTGGCTGGATCTTTGCGCCGGTCCCGGTGGTAAGGCTGCTTTGATGGGAGCGCTCGCCCGCATAGATTCCGCGCACGTGGATGCGGTGGAAGTCTCGCCGCATCGTGCACGGTTGATTGAAAAGACCGTGAGTGATCTACCCGTTGACGTCCACGTGGCCGATGGCCGCGATCCCGGTGTGGGAGAGGGCTTTGACCGCGTGCTTGTCGATGCCCCTTGTTCCGGCCTCGGCGCTCTTCGTCGCCGGCCTGAGGCACGGTGGCGCAAATCCGAGTCCGATATAGCTGAGCTTAATCAGCTGCAATTTGAGCTCCTATCCTCCGCATTAAATCTCGTGCGCCCAGGTGGGTTGGTCATATATTCCACCTGCTCACCAGATTTGCGCGAGACCCGCGCCATCGTAGACCGTGCGTTAAGCGAGCTCGGTTCTACGGAACTGGACGCTCACGCCTTTATTCCCGATATGGGCGATGTTGGGCGGGAGAAATCCGTACAGATGTGGCCCCACCGGCATGGAACCGATGCGATGTTCTTTGCTGCTTTACGGCGGGGCAAGGACCAATCGCGATAG
- the ribD gene encoding bifunctional diaminohydroxyphosphoribosylaminopyrimidine deaminase/5-amino-6-(5-phosphoribosylamino)uracil reductase RibD, whose protein sequence is MAAGAEVRGTTSPNPPVGAVIVSAAGEVAGVGATQPVGGAHAEVMALRAAGGKARGGTAVVTLEPCAHTGRTGPCTQALIDAGVACVYYLHSDPTSQAAGGARALAEAGVDVIKLEKPPQVEDALMPWLWAMRTRRPHITLKFAQSLDGFTAAADGTSQWITGESARDWVHADRARRDAIVVGTGTALADNPSLTARFRNGNLREHQPRRVVIGKRDLKSAGDAASNLRKLGYEQYDSIDEALYELYASGARDVLVEGGAGLASSFLKADLVDAISAYIAPVLLGEGRGVLAHPVTQTLKEATRFQRVGMKPLGEDVLIEYVR, encoded by the coding sequence ATGGCCGCCGGTGCAGAGGTACGCGGCACCACGAGTCCTAATCCACCGGTAGGCGCGGTCATTGTGTCCGCCGCCGGGGAGGTTGCGGGAGTCGGAGCTACCCAGCCGGTGGGCGGTGCGCATGCTGAGGTCATGGCGCTGCGCGCGGCGGGTGGGAAGGCCCGCGGTGGCACGGCCGTGGTTACCTTGGAACCCTGTGCTCATACCGGCCGTACGGGCCCATGTACACAGGCGCTTATCGATGCCGGTGTGGCTTGCGTGTATTACCTACATTCGGACCCTACCTCGCAGGCCGCTGGTGGGGCACGCGCCCTAGCGGAGGCCGGGGTGGACGTCATCAAGCTGGAAAAGCCCCCTCAAGTTGAAGACGCGTTGATGCCATGGCTGTGGGCCATGCGCACCCGCAGGCCGCATATAACGCTAAAATTTGCCCAGAGCCTCGACGGTTTTACGGCAGCCGCCGATGGAACAAGCCAATGGATTACCGGCGAATCCGCGCGCGACTGGGTGCATGCCGATAGAGCACGGCGCGATGCCATCGTCGTGGGCACCGGTACGGCGTTAGCCGATAATCCCTCTCTTACTGCGCGCTTTAGAAATGGCAACCTGCGCGAGCACCAGCCGCGCCGTGTGGTTATAGGCAAGCGCGATTTGAAATCCGCGGGGGATGCGGCAAGTAACCTGCGCAAGTTGGGCTACGAGCAGTATGACAGCATCGATGAAGCATTGTATGAGCTCTACGCAAGTGGTGCCCGTGACGTCCTCGTGGAAGGTGGCGCCGGTCTTGCCAGCAGTTTCCTCAAGGCCGATTTGGTCGATGCCATTTCTGCTTATATTGCGCCGGTACTGCTTGGCGAGGGCCGCGGAGTACTAGCTCATCCGGTGACGCAGACGCTTAAAGAGGCTACCCGGTTCCAGCGTGTGGGAATGAAGCCGTTAGGTGAGGATGTTCTTATTGAATATGTGCGCTAG
- the rpe gene encoding ribulose-phosphate 3-epimerase, protein MSAPIISPSILAADFSRLGEQLAAIDSADWVHVDIMDGHFVPNLSFGPDITATVHRATDKPLDVHLMIEEPEKWIETYAKAGAHTIIFHVEAVADEQATVELAQRIRDLGVRAAFSIKPGTAIEPWLDKLHHFDEVLVMSVEPGFGGQKFMPEMLEKVRVLRRSIDEQKLDTVIEIDGGISLETIAVAAEAGVDAFVAGSAVFKAEDPATAVDELRKEAAGA, encoded by the coding sequence ATGTCTGCACCGATTATTTCCCCCTCTATTCTGGCAGCCGATTTTTCTCGCTTGGGAGAACAACTAGCGGCGATCGATTCCGCCGATTGGGTCCACGTGGACATTATGGACGGGCATTTCGTGCCTAACCTGTCTTTTGGTCCAGATATTACGGCTACGGTGCATCGAGCCACCGACAAGCCGCTAGACGTGCATTTGATGATCGAGGAACCAGAAAAATGGATCGAGACTTATGCCAAGGCGGGCGCGCACACCATAATTTTCCATGTTGAGGCCGTTGCTGATGAACAGGCTACGGTGGAGCTTGCCCAGCGCATTCGTGATTTGGGTGTGCGTGCGGCCTTTTCCATAAAGCCTGGTACTGCCATCGAGCCATGGCTGGATAAGCTGCATCATTTCGATGAGGTGCTGGTTATGTCCGTGGAGCCAGGGTTTGGCGGACAGAAGTTCATGCCGGAGATGCTAGAGAAGGTGCGGGTGCTGCGCCGCAGCATCGATGAGCAAAAGCTTGATACGGTCATCGAAATCGATGGCGGTATTTCGCTTGAAACTATTGCTGTAGCAGCAGAAGCAGGCGTTGATGCATTTGTGGCAGGCTCTGCCGTGTTTAAGGCAGAAGATCCAGCAACTGCCGTGGATGAGTTGCGCAAAGAGGCGGCGGGTGCCTAG
- a CDS encoding riboflavin synthase, producing the protein MFTGLVQELGTVAAMEPHADALRLSIRAPRTVAAAELGDSIAINGVCLTVADLSGEVFCADVMQESLDRTALGRLSMGFPVNVEPALLPTTRLGGHIMQGHVDGTATLLTRTSSENWDVLRFSLPADLARYVVEKGSIAVSGTSLTVSAVGSDWFEVSLIPTTLRETIHGTLPEGGEVNLEVDVLAKYVEKMLHPEALPPEAKD; encoded by the coding sequence GTGTTTACCGGGCTGGTACAAGAATTAGGCACCGTCGCGGCAATGGAACCCCACGCCGATGCACTGCGGTTGAGCATTCGCGCCCCGCGCACCGTTGCGGCAGCCGAATTGGGTGACTCTATTGCTATCAACGGAGTATGCCTTACTGTGGCAGACCTTTCGGGGGAAGTGTTTTGCGCGGATGTGATGCAAGAATCCCTCGACCGTACGGCGCTGGGACGTCTTTCCATGGGCTTTCCAGTCAACGTGGAACCGGCGTTACTGCCCACAACCCGTTTGGGCGGCCACATCATGCAGGGCCATGTGGATGGCACTGCCACGCTCCTGACCCGTACCTCATCTGAGAATTGGGATGTGCTGCGTTTTAGCTTGCCTGCCGATCTTGCCCGCTACGTTGTAGAAAAGGGCTCCATTGCCGTAAGTGGTACCTCGTTAACCGTGAGCGCCGTGGGCTCAGATTGGTTCGAGGTGTCCCTGATTCCCACAACTTTGCGGGAAACCATCCACGGCACATTGCCAGAGGGAGGAGAAGTAAACCTAGAGGTGGATGTGTTGGCTAAATACGTGGAAAAGATGCTTCACCCCGAAGCTTTACCCCCTGAAGCTAAGGACTAG
- a CDS encoding bifunctional 3,4-dihydroxy-2-butanone-4-phosphate synthase/GTP cyclohydrolase II — protein sequence MSASDNCIRLDSIDQAIADIAAGKPVVVIDDEDRENEGDLIFAAELATPELVAFMVRYSSGYICAPLLPEDCNRLNLPPMLAVNQDVRGTAYTVTVDAATGSTGISATSRAETIRRLADPSTTPSEFTRPGHVVPLCARPGGVLERDGHTEASIDLARLAGLRPAGVLCEIVSEEDPTDMARSPELRRFADKHGLSMISIAQLIEWRRRHETQITRQVSTHLPTEYGDFTAIGYRHDIDGQEHVALVAGDPSQLRGARDVLVRVHSECLTGDAFGSRRCDCGPQLHESMRRISQAGRGIIIYLRGQEGRGIGLLHKLEAYRLQDAGMDTVDANLEQGLPEDAREYSVAGQILRDLGVESANLLTNNPHKGEGLSGFGVDARQHTALATPANADNIEYLRTKRDRMGHTLPQVAQWDAEH from the coding sequence ATGAGCGCGAGTGATAATTGCATCCGTCTGGATTCCATCGACCAAGCCATTGCGGATATCGCCGCTGGTAAGCCGGTAGTTGTTATCGATGACGAGGATCGCGAAAATGAAGGCGATCTGATTTTCGCCGCTGAGCTAGCCACCCCGGAACTCGTTGCCTTTATGGTGCGCTATTCCTCCGGATACATCTGTGCGCCGTTGTTGCCAGAGGATTGCAATCGCCTGAACCTACCGCCGATGCTGGCCGTCAATCAAGATGTACGCGGCACCGCATATACGGTGACTGTTGATGCAGCCACGGGTAGTACCGGGATTTCTGCTACCTCGCGGGCGGAGACCATACGCCGCCTAGCCGATCCCAGCACGACTCCGAGTGAGTTCACCCGCCCCGGTCACGTAGTCCCTCTGTGCGCCCGTCCTGGTGGGGTGTTGGAACGTGACGGACATACAGAAGCTTCTATCGATCTTGCGCGGTTGGCGGGCCTGCGCCCAGCCGGCGTGCTGTGCGAGATTGTCTCTGAGGAGGACCCAACCGATATGGCGCGTTCCCCGGAGCTGCGCCGCTTTGCCGATAAGCATGGCCTTTCCATGATTTCTATTGCGCAGCTCATCGAATGGCGCCGCCGTCACGAGACCCAAATAACTCGCCAGGTCAGTACGCACCTGCCTACTGAATATGGCGATTTCACAGCGATTGGCTACCGCCACGACATAGACGGGCAGGAGCACGTTGCGCTTGTCGCCGGTGACCCTTCCCAATTGCGTGGCGCCCGTGACGTATTAGTGCGCGTGCATTCCGAATGCCTGACCGGGGATGCTTTTGGTTCTCGCCGCTGCGATTGCGGCCCACAGCTGCACGAGTCCATGCGCCGTATTAGCCAAGCAGGCAGAGGCATCATAATTTACTTGCGCGGCCAAGAAGGCCGGGGGATCGGACTGCTACATAAGCTGGAAGCCTACCGGCTGCAGGACGCTGGAATGGATACCGTCGATGCCAATTTAGAGCAAGGGCTTCCTGAAGATGCCCGCGAGTACTCCGTGGCCGGCCAAATTCTGCGGGACCTCGGGGTTGAATCAGCAAACCTGCTTACCAATAATCCGCACAAGGGCGAGGGACTGAGCGGCTTTGGTGTGGATGCCAGACAGCATACTGCGCTAGCAACCCCGGCAAACGCGGACAATATTGAATACCTGCGTACAAAGCGCGATCGTATGGGCCATACGCTGCCGCAGGTAGCGCAGTGGGATGCGGAGCATTAA
- a CDS encoding PH domain-containing protein gives MNEAQAPKNPQQRRQLSDAEVLAYTSADPFAQTTTKPWEFTATSSFLRKVAIGWVILVMAIHIFMGVTLGVSFTGAHVTTIDKLAFPGVGVLISVLSWIALNRPRLRANEDGVEVRNIVGTRFYPWQVVYGLSFPVGQRMARLELPEFEFVPVWALQSGDKDSVIDKVRRFRDVEAKYMPQD, from the coding sequence ATGAACGAGGCGCAGGCCCCAAAGAATCCGCAACAGCGCCGCCAGCTTAGCGACGCCGAAGTATTGGCCTATACCAGTGCCGATCCCTTCGCCCAGACCACCACCAAGCCATGGGAGTTCACGGCGACCTCTTCCTTTTTGCGCAAGGTTGCTATCGGCTGGGTCATCCTCGTCATGGCCATCCATATCTTTATGGGCGTGACCTTGGGTGTGTCCTTTACCGGCGCGCATGTGACCACTATCGATAAACTCGCTTTCCCCGGCGTCGGCGTATTGATTTCCGTCTTGTCATGGATTGCGCTTAACCGCCCACGCCTGCGCGCCAATGAGGATGGGGTAGAAGTCCGCAATATTGTGGGCACTCGCTTTTACCCGTGGCAGGTAGTCTATGGCCTTTCCTTTCCCGTAGGCCAGCGCATGGCCCGTCTGGAACTGCCTGAATTCGAGTTCGTGCCCGTCTGGGCGCTGCAATCCGGTGATAAGGACTCGGTCATCGATAAGGTTCGCCGCTTCCGCGATGTGGAAGCCAAGTACATGCCACAGGACTAA
- the ribH gene encoding 6,7-dimethyl-8-ribityllumazine synthase — protein MSKEGLPDIAQVDGSGLRVAVVTATWNAKICDQLHAQAVQTAKDNGAEVDEYRVVGALELGVVVQAAARAYDAVVALGCVIRGGTPHFDYVCDSVTQALTRIALDESTPVANGVLTVNDQQQAVDRAGFADSVENKGAEAMIAALDTALQLRRLNAVEK, from the coding sequence ATGAGTAAAGAAGGCTTGCCCGATATCGCCCAGGTAGATGGCAGTGGGCTGCGCGTTGCCGTGGTAACTGCCACGTGGAACGCGAAAATTTGCGATCAGCTCCATGCCCAGGCGGTGCAGACCGCCAAAGATAATGGTGCCGAGGTTGACGAATACCGGGTCGTGGGGGCGCTGGAACTCGGCGTCGTCGTTCAGGCAGCCGCTCGCGCTTACGATGCTGTAGTGGCGTTGGGCTGTGTCATTCGTGGCGGTACGCCGCACTTTGACTATGTGTGCGATTCGGTCACCCAGGCACTGACTCGCATCGCACTCGATGAATCCACCCCTGTTGCTAATGGCGTCCTGACCGTCAATGACCAACAGCAGGCCGTTGATCGGGCCGGCTTTGCGGATTCGGTAGAAAACAAGGGCGCAGAGGCTATGATTGCGGCTTTAGATACCGCCCTCCAGTTGCGTAGACTAAACGCAGTAGAAAAGTAA
- the rapZ gene encoding RNase adapter RapZ translates to MTHFETPPILITGMSGGGLSSAAKVIEDKGYYVAHNIPPRAIVDLLKLCNQEDTPVGKVAAVTDVRSRMFPGSLLEVMDELTELNMKPTVLFLDARDDVLIRRFDSVRRTHPLQEEDTLKVGIQRERRAVADVRAHADIIIDTTNLSIHDLRRAIEAAFGEMQNEKQHVTVESFGFKSGSPRDADLVVDVRFLPNPYWVPELRGYRGTDEPVAQYVLSQPAAEEFVDSFLRMFSTMLDGYRHEGKNFITVGVGCTGGHHRSVAVAEAIAARLRDNDALDVSALHRDIARD, encoded by the coding sequence ATGACGCATTTCGAAACTCCACCCATTTTGATAACCGGCATGTCCGGCGGCGGGTTGAGTTCCGCTGCCAAGGTGATTGAGGATAAGGGCTACTATGTGGCGCATAATATTCCACCGCGCGCGATTGTGGACCTGCTTAAGCTGTGTAACCAGGAGGACACTCCGGTAGGCAAGGTAGCTGCCGTGACGGATGTGCGCTCGCGCATGTTCCCTGGCTCTCTTTTAGAAGTCATGGATGAGCTCACGGAGCTGAACATGAAGCCCACCGTGCTCTTTTTAGATGCTCGGGACGATGTACTTATTCGCCGATTCGATTCGGTACGGCGCACCCACCCGCTGCAGGAAGAGGATACCCTTAAAGTAGGAATCCAAAGGGAGCGCCGAGCAGTAGCGGATGTACGCGCCCATGCGGATATCATCATCGATACCACCAACTTGTCCATTCATGATTTGCGCCGGGCAATTGAGGCGGCTTTTGGTGAAATGCAGAATGAAAAGCAGCACGTGACTGTCGAATCCTTTGGGTTCAAGAGTGGCTCTCCGCGCGATGCGGATCTTGTGGTAGATGTGCGTTTTCTTCCTAATCCATACTGGGTGCCGGAGCTTCGAGGTTATCGCGGAACGGATGAACCAGTGGCGCAATATGTTTTGTCCCAACCGGCGGCGGAAGAATTTGTGGATAGTTTCTTAAGGATGTTTTCTACCATGCTGGATGGTTATCGGCACGAAGGCAAGAATTTCATCACGGTTGGCGTGGGCTGTACGGGAGGACATCACCGCTCCGTTGCCGTCGCAGAGGCCATCGCGGCGCGTTTGCGTGACAACGATGCATTGGATGTCAGCGCCTTGCACAGGGATATTGCTCGGGACTAG